In Enterobacter sp. 638, a single window of DNA contains:
- the rssB gene encoding two-component system response regulator RssB translates to MTQPLTGKHILIVEDEPVFRSLLDSWLSSLGATTTLATDGQDALEKLVDMTPDLMICDIAMPRMNGLKLVEHLRNEGDQTPILVISATENMADIAKALRLGVQDVLLKPVKDLNRLRETVFACLYPNMFNSRVEEEERLFQDWDALVSNPHAAAKLLQELQPPVQQNISHCRVNYRQLVAADQPGLVLDIAPLSDTDLAFYCLDVTRAGDNGVLAALLLRALFNGLLQEQLSHQGQRLPELGTLLKQVNHLFRQANLPGQFPLLVGYYHSELKNLILVSAGLNATLNTGEHNIQVSNGVPLGTMGTTYLNQISHRCSSWQCQIWGAGGRLRLMLSTE, encoded by the coding sequence ATGACACAGCCATTGACCGGAAAACACATTTTAATAGTTGAAGACGAGCCCGTTTTCCGTTCGCTGTTGGATTCGTGGTTATCCTCTTTGGGCGCGACCACGACACTGGCTACCGATGGTCAGGACGCCCTGGAAAAATTAGTCGACATGACGCCGGATCTGATGATTTGTGATATCGCCATGCCGCGTATGAACGGCCTGAAGCTGGTTGAGCATTTACGCAATGAAGGTGATCAAACCCCGATCCTGGTTATCTCGGCGACTGAAAACATGGCTGACATCGCGAAAGCGCTGCGCCTGGGCGTACAGGATGTCCTGCTCAAACCCGTCAAAGATCTGAACAGATTGCGCGAAACCGTGTTCGCTTGCCTTTATCCGAATATGTTTAATTCTCGCGTCGAAGAAGAGGAGCGTCTTTTCCAGGACTGGGATGCGCTGGTCAGTAATCCGCATGCCGCCGCGAAATTATTACAGGAACTCCAGCCGCCTGTTCAGCAAAATATATCGCATTGTCGCGTTAATTACCGTCAGCTGGTTGCTGCAGATCAGCCTGGATTAGTGCTCGATATCGCGCCGCTCTCTGATACCGATCTCGCCTTTTATTGCCTGGATGTGACACGAGCCGGTGATAACGGGGTATTAGCTGCATTATTATTGCGTGCCCTGTTTAATGGTCTCTTGCAGGAACAACTTTCTCACCAGGGACAACGACTTCCTGAATTAGGGACGTTGCTTAAACAAGTTAACCATCTTTTCCGGCAGGCAAATTTGCCGGGACAGTTTCCGCTGTTAGTGGGTTATTACCATAGCGAGTTGAAAAACCTTATCCTGGTCTCAGCAGGTCTTAACGCGACGCTTAATACCGGCGAGCATAATATCCAGGTCAGTAATGGTGTGCCGCTAGGCACCATGGGGACGACATATTTGAACCAAATAAGCCATCGCTGTTCATCATGGCAGTGTCAAATTTGGGGGGCGGGCGGACGTTTGCGCTTAATGTTGTCCACGGAATAA
- the rssA gene encoding patatin-like phospholipase RssA — translation MRKVKIGLALGSGAARGWSHIGVINALKRIGIDVDLVAGCSIGSLVGAAYACDKMPELESWVRSFSYWDVLRLMDLSWQRGGLLRGERVFNRFREIMPLDNFSHCQMPFGAVATNLSTGRELWFTEGDLHLAVRASCSMPGLMAPVPHNGYWLVDGGVVNPVPISLTRAMGADIVIAVDLQHDAHLMQQDLMPINVQSEEPDIDKLVWHARLRERLGRIATRKTVTAPTAMEIMTTSIQVLENRLKRNRMAGDPPDILIQPFCPQISTLDFHRADAAIAAGALAVEKKIDELLPLVRTTV, via the coding sequence ATGAGAAAAGTAAAAATAGGTCTGGCGTTGGGCTCAGGTGCAGCGCGGGGCTGGTCACACATTGGTGTGATTAACGCATTAAAACGAATCGGCATCGACGTTGATCTTGTTGCAGGTTGCTCAATTGGTTCGTTGGTCGGAGCCGCCTACGCGTGCGACAAAATGCCAGAGCTGGAATCGTGGGTACGTTCGTTCAGCTATTGGGATGTTTTGCGTCTCATGGATCTGTCGTGGCAACGTGGTGGACTCCTGCGCGGCGAGCGCGTCTTTAATCGCTTTCGCGAAATCATGCCATTAGATAACTTCAGTCATTGCCAAATGCCGTTCGGCGCAGTGGCAACTAATCTCAGTACGGGCAGAGAATTGTGGTTCACCGAGGGTGATCTCCACCTGGCCGTGCGCGCGTCGTGTAGTATGCCGGGCTTGATGGCGCCGGTTCCTCATAACGGTTACTGGCTGGTCGATGGGGGCGTCGTCAATCCGGTTCCGATCTCTCTGACGCGCGCAATGGGCGCGGATATCGTGATTGCCGTGGATTTGCAGCATGACGCCCATCTAATGCAGCAAGATTTAATGCCGATAAATGTTCAGAGCGAAGAGCCGGATATTGATAAACTCGTCTGGCATGCGCGCCTGCGAGAGCGCTTAGGGCGAATAGCCACACGTAAAACGGTCACGGCACCGACGGCGATGGAGATCATGACGACCTCAATCCAGGTGCTGGAAAATCGACTGAAGCGCAATCGAATGGCGGGCGATCCGCCGGACATTCTGATCCAACCTTTCTGTCCGCAAATCTCCACGCTCGATTTTCATCGCGCCGACGCCGCCATCGCCGCCGGTGCGTTAGCCGTCGAAAAGAAAATAGATGAGTTGCTACCTTTGGTGCGCACAACCGTATGA
- a CDS encoding YchJ family protein: MTQLCPCGSALEYSLCCQRYLSGDQLAPDPSHLMRSRYTAFVIKDADYLIKTWHPSCQAADFRQEIVSGFTNTQWQGLTIYETSIGQTAKEGFVSFVARFIEHDKPGAIIERSRFILEGGQWYYIDGTRPQFSRNDACPCGSGKKFKKCCGQ, encoded by the coding sequence GTGACTCAACTCTGTCCCTGTGGTAGCGCCCTCGAGTATAGCCTATGTTGCCAACGATATCTTTCTGGCGACCAGCTAGCTCCGGACCCGTCACACTTAATGCGCTCCAGATACACAGCTTTTGTGATCAAAGACGCAGACTATCTGATCAAAACCTGGCATCCGTCGTGCCAGGCTGCTGATTTTCGCCAGGAGATCGTTTCGGGATTCACCAACACGCAATGGCAGGGTCTCACGATTTACGAAACCTCAATCGGTCAAACAGCGAAAGAAGGTTTTGTCAGTTTTGTCGCGCGTTTCATTGAGCATGATAAACCGGGTGCCATCATTGAACGCTCGCGGTTCATTCTTGAGGGCGGACAATGGTACTATATTGATGGTACTCGTCCGCAATTTAGTCGTAATGACGCCTGCCCTTGCGGCTCAGGTAAAAAATTTAAAAAGTGTTGCGGGCAATAA
- the purU gene encoding formyltetrahydrofolate deformylase translates to MQSLQRKVLRTICPDQKGLIARITNICYKHELNIVQNNEFVDHRTGRFFMRTELEGIFNDTTLLADLDGALPEGSVRELTPSGRRRVVILVTKEAHCLGDLLMKANYGGLDVEIAAVIGNHDTLRTLVERFDIPFELVSHEGHTREEHDDLMAQAIEAHDPDYVVLAKYMRVLTPSFVSRFPNKIINIHHSFLPAFIGARPYHQAYERGVKIVGATAHYVNDNLDEGPIIMQDVIHVDHTYTAEDMMRAGRDVEKNVLSRALYQVLAQRVFVYGNRTIIL, encoded by the coding sequence ATGCAATCACTACAACGCAAAGTACTGCGTACCATTTGCCCTGATCAGAAGGGTTTAATCGCTCGCATCACCAACATTTGCTATAAGCACGAATTAAACATCGTGCAGAACAATGAGTTTGTTGATCACCGCACCGGGCGCTTCTTTATGCGTACCGAACTGGAAGGGATTTTCAACGACACGACCCTGCTCGCCGATCTTGATGGCGCGTTACCAGAAGGCTCAGTTCGTGAGTTAACCCCTTCCGGACGTCGTCGGGTCGTCATTCTCGTCACCAAAGAAGCGCATTGCCTTGGCGATTTGTTAATGAAAGCCAACTACGGTGGTCTGGACGTTGAGATTGCTGCGGTCATCGGCAACCACGATACGCTGCGCACCCTGGTTGAACGTTTTGATATTCCGTTCGAGCTGGTGAGCCATGAAGGCCATACCCGCGAAGAACACGACGATTTGATGGCGCAGGCTATTGAAGCGCACGATCCGGATTACGTGGTGCTGGCAAAATACATGCGCGTCCTGACACCGTCGTTTGTCTCTCGCTTTCCGAACAAAATTATCAACATTCACCACTCATTCTTGCCGGCCTTTATTGGCGCGCGCCCTTATCATCAGGCGTACGAGCGTGGCGTGAAGATCGTGGGTGCCACCGCGCACTACGTCAATGACAATCTGGATGAAGGTCCAATCATCATGCAGGATGTCATTCACGTGGATCATACGTACACGGCGGAAGATATGATGCGTGCGGGACGCGATGTCGAGAAGAATGTGTTGAGTCGTGCGCTCTATCAGGTGCTGGCGCAGCGCGTCTTTGTTTACGGCAACAGAACGATCATTCTTTAA
- the narI gene encoding respiratory nitrate reductase subunit gamma has product MQFLNMFFFDIYPYIAGTVFLVGSWLRYDYGQYTWRAGSSQMLDRKGMNMASNLFHIGILGIFAGHFLGMLTPHWMYESFLPIEVKQKMAMIAGGACGVMTLVGGLMLLKRRLFSPRVRATTTAADILILSLLMVQCALGLLTIPFSAQHMDGSEMLKLVGWAQSVVTFRGGASEYLDGVAFVFRVHLVLGMTLFVLFPFSRLVHIWSAPVEYLTRKYQIVRARR; this is encoded by the coding sequence ATGCAATTCCTGAATATGTTCTTCTTCGATATCTATCCGTATATCGCGGGTACGGTATTCCTGGTCGGGAGCTGGCTGCGATACGACTACGGTCAATATACCTGGCGCGCGGGTTCCAGCCAGATGCTGGATCGCAAAGGGATGAACATGGCGTCTAACCTGTTCCATATCGGGATTCTGGGTATTTTCGCCGGTCACTTCCTCGGGATGCTGACGCCGCACTGGATGTACGAATCGTTCCTGCCGATCGAGGTGAAGCAGAAAATGGCGATGATTGCCGGTGGTGCATGCGGTGTGATGACGCTGGTGGGTGGCCTGATGCTGCTGAAGCGTCGTCTGTTCAGCCCACGCGTTCGCGCAACGACCACAGCCGCCGACATTCTGATTCTGTCTCTGCTGATGGTGCAGTGCGCGCTGGGTCTGCTGACCATTCCTTTCTCTGCCCAACATATGGACGGCAGCGAAATGCTGAAACTGGTTGGCTGGGCGCAGTCGGTGGTGACATTCCGCGGTGGCGCCTCTGAGTATCTGGACGGCGTGGCGTTTGTCTTCCGCGTGCATCTGGTGCTGGGGATGACGCTGTTTGTGTTGTTCCCGTTCTCACGTCTGGTTCACATCTGGAGTGCGCCGGTAGAATATCTGACGCGTAAATATCAGATTGTGCGTGCACGTCGCTAA
- the narJ gene encoding nitrate reductase molybdenum cofactor assembly chaperone, with the protein MIELVIVSRLLEYPDVALKEHQQELFDALASSETLDKEDAQNLGVFLRDLLAQDLLDAQSDYSQLFDRGRATSLLLFEHVHGESRDRGQAMVDLMAQYEEHGLQIDSRELPDHLPLYLEYLAQLPQEEALGGLQDIAPILALLSARLQQRESRYAVLFDLLVKLANTAIDSEKVAEKIADEARDDTPQALDAVWEEEQVKFFADQNCGESEISNHQRRFAGAVAPQYLNISNGGQQ; encoded by the coding sequence ATGATTGAACTCGTCATTGTTTCGCGTCTGCTCGAGTACCCTGATGTCGCTCTGAAGGAGCATCAGCAGGAACTCTTTGATGCACTCGCGTCATCGGAAACCCTGGATAAAGAGGATGCCCAGAACCTGGGCGTTTTCCTGCGCGATTTGCTCGCGCAGGATCTTCTGGATGCGCAGTCTGACTACAGCCAGCTGTTTGACCGTGGCCGCGCCACTTCGTTGCTGTTGTTCGAGCATGTTCACGGTGAGTCCCGCGACCGTGGTCAGGCGATGGTTGACCTGATGGCCCAGTACGAAGAGCACGGTTTGCAGATCGACAGCCGCGAGCTGCCGGATCATCTGCCGCTGTACCTGGAATATCTGGCGCAGTTGCCACAGGAAGAGGCGCTGGGCGGTTTGCAGGATATTGCACCGATTCTGGCGTTGCTGAGCGCACGTCTGCAACAGCGTGAAAGCCGCTATGCGGTGCTGTTTGATTTGCTGGTGAAACTGGCGAATACGGCTATCGACAGCGAAAAAGTGGCGGAGAAAATCGCGGATGAAGCGCGCGATGATACCCCTCAGGCGCTGGATGCGGTATGGGAAGAAGAGCAGGTGAAATTCTTTGCTGACCAGAATTGCGGCGAATCGGAAATCTCGAATCATCAGCGTCGTTTTGCCGGAGCTGTTGCCCCGCAATATTTGAATATCTCTAACGGAGGACAGCAATAA
- the narH gene encoding nitrate reductase subunit beta, with translation MKIRSQVGMVLNLDKCIGCHTCSVTCKNVWTSREGTEYAWFNNVETKPGTGFPTDWENQEKWKGGWIRKINGKLQPRMGNRALLLGKIFANPHMPGIDDYYEPFDFDYQNLHNAAEGKHQPIARPRSLITGQRMAKIEKGPNWEDDLGGEFEKLSKDKNFENMQKAMYGQFENTFMMYLPRLCEHCLNPACVATCPSGAIYKREEDGIVLIDQDKCRGWRMCITGCPYKKIYFNWKSGKSEKCIFCYPRIEAGMPTVCSESCVGRIRYLGVLLYDADAIENAASTEHEKDLYQRQLDVFLDPNDPKVIAQALEDGIPQSVIDAAQKSPVYKMAMDWKLALPLHPEYRTLPMVWYVPPLSPIQSAADAGELGSNGILPDVESLRIPVQYLANLLTAGDTQPVLLALKRMLAMRHFKRAETVDGVIDTSALEEVGLSEAQAQEMYRYLAIANYEDRFVVPSSHRELAREAFPEKSGCGFTFGDGCHGSDTKFNLFNSRRIDAMDVTSKTEPHQ, from the coding sequence ATGAAAATTCGTTCACAAGTCGGCATGGTGCTGAACCTCGATAAATGCATCGGCTGTCATACCTGCTCAGTCACCTGTAAAAACGTCTGGACCAGCCGCGAAGGTACGGAATACGCCTGGTTCAATAACGTTGAAACCAAACCGGGTACTGGCTTCCCAACCGACTGGGAAAACCAGGAAAAATGGAAGGGCGGCTGGATCCGCAAAATCAACGGCAAACTGCAGCCGCGTATGGGTAACCGTGCGTTGCTGCTGGGTAAAATCTTCGCCAACCCGCATATGCCGGGCATCGATGATTACTACGAACCCTTTGATTTTGACTACCAGAATCTGCATAACGCCGCGGAAGGGAAGCATCAGCCGATTGCCCGTCCACGCTCGCTGATCACCGGTCAGCGTATGGCGAAGATCGAAAAAGGCCCGAACTGGGAAGACGATCTGGGCGGTGAGTTCGAGAAGCTGTCGAAAGACAAAAACTTCGAAAACATGCAGAAGGCGATGTACGGTCAGTTCGAAAACACCTTCATGATGTATTTGCCGCGTCTCTGCGAGCACTGCCTGAACCCGGCGTGTGTGGCGACGTGCCCGAGCGGCGCCATCTATAAGCGTGAAGAAGATGGCATCGTGCTGATTGACCAGGACAAATGCCGCGGCTGGCGGATGTGCATCACCGGTTGCCCGTACAAAAAAATCTACTTCAACTGGAAGAGCGGCAAGTCTGAGAAGTGCATTTTCTGCTATCCGCGTATCGAAGCGGGTATGCCGACCGTTTGCTCAGAAAGCTGCGTAGGCCGTATTCGTTACCTTGGCGTGCTGTTGTATGACGCAGACGCAATTGAGAACGCGGCAAGCACCGAGCATGAAAAAGATCTGTATCAACGTCAGCTTGACGTATTCCTCGATCCGAACGATCCGAAAGTGATCGCGCAGGCGCTGGAAGACGGTATTCCGCAAAGCGTGATCGACGCAGCGCAGAAGTCTCCGGTGTACAAAATGGCGATGGACTGGAAGCTGGCTCTGCCGCTGCACCCGGAATATCGCACGCTGCCAATGGTCTGGTATGTGCCGCCTCTGTCTCCGATTCAGTCTGCTGCGGATGCAGGTGAATTGGGTAGCAACGGGATTCTGCCGGATGTTGAAAGCCTGCGTATCCCGGTGCAATACCTTGCCAATCTGCTGACGGCAGGTGATACCCAGCCGGTGCTGCTGGCGCTAAAACGTATGCTGGCGATGCGTCACTTCAAACGTGCCGAAACGGTGGATGGCGTGATTGATACCAGCGCGCTGGAAGAGGTGGGTCTGAGCGAAGCGCAGGCGCAGGAAATGTACCGTTATCTGGCGATTGCTAACTACGAAGATCGTTTCGTGGTCCCAAGCAGTCACCGTGAGCTGGCGCGTGAAGCCTTCCCGGAAAAAAGCGGCTGTGGCTTTACCTTCGGCGATGGTTGCCACGGTTCAGACACCAAATTCAACCTGTTCAACAGCCGTCGTATTGATGCGATGGATGTGACCAGCAAAACGGAGCCGCACCAATGA